Part of the Paenibacillus kyungheensis genome, GTATGTCTCTATTGCTGTTCTGTTTTACAAATTCGGCTTAATGAATACTTTTGTAGGCATTGTACTGATTCATATGGTTAACACTTTGATGTATATGACATGGATTCCAGCGTCTGCTTTTCGCAGTGTGCATCAAGCTCAAGAAGAATCGGCACGCGATGTAGGAGCAGGCCCGATTCGAGTATTTTGGAAAATTACATTCCCGATGGCTTTTCCTGGTATTATGGTTGCTTCGATTTTCACCTTTTTAGCTTCATTGGATGAAGCGCAAGGCACGTTGTTGGTGGGGATTCCTGATTTTAAAACGATGCCGATTATTATGTACTCTATTATCGCAGATTATCCGAATACGACAGGTGCTGTATTCTCTGTAATTTTGACATTACCGACAGTGATTCTGTTAGTAGCTGCCCGCAAATTTGTAAGTGCAGATGTATTATCTGGTGGGTTTCAAGTGAAATAAAGTGGACTATATTGCAGATTCTATGGTTACCCAAGAAGCAGGAGGAGTTATGAATACAATCATGCAGTCTCAATTATCTATTCGAAATATAAGCAAAATATTCAAAACAGGCGATGGTGTGAAAAATATTTCGCTTGAGATTGCCAAAGGCGAAATGG contains:
- a CDS encoding ABC transporter permease, with translation MKWYLHALGKRKIVEFLLLIVFVIFFLGPLLNLLILAVSGKWQYPSALPQSWSLQWWQFVLSQDDVLQSISLSFLIATVVTVCSIIVCVPAAYAFARISFPLSKWFLFSFLLTHAFPKMGLYVSIAVLFYKFGLMNTFVGIVLIHMVNTLMYMTWIPASAFRSVHQAQEESARDVGAGPIRVFWKITFPMAFPGIMVASIFTFLASLDEAQGTLLVGIPDFKTMPIIMYSIIADYPNTTGAVFSVILTLPTVILLVAARKFVSADVLSGGFQVK